Proteins co-encoded in one Bemisia tabaci chromosome 9, PGI_BMITA_v3 genomic window:
- the LOC109034647 gene encoding probable cytochrome P450 6a23 isoform X2 — MIEVQDGVAIMVSLIAILAGLIAFILKRRYEFWQRRNIPCYPRDRMFMTSHHKGVVYQQMYRELSPHPFGGFYSYSSPGFLVRDPNLIQRILIKDFAFFRNRGIIYDEKLDPLSANLFHLDGDAWRNIRLKTVAAFSSGKIKRMFALLESCASNLSTTIDSRASANEHVEIKELFSKFALDVIGSCAFGLDCGALKDKNSEFYRITRVLFMPSHRFRVLKLLNSIDMRLNRYLVGIKTVAQECQDFFTGVIHSTIDDRVSGAAKRTDFLQHFINLRQEEGGDARDKKAQAGITLSNDEIAANSFVFFAAGFETISLTLTYCLLELSLNPEILDKVRKEMEGVERSHGGFTYEAIRQLSYTDMVVSETLRKYPVLPVVERLCVKSYTIPDTCTTIPPGMKIIIPTLGLHHDSNYFPNPEVFDPERFSDERRSTIQPGSYLPFGDGPRICIGMRFAQTEIKLALVQIIHHYNFRLVGDISLPVEVHPGSNMMTPKNKINMQFTRRQETNR, encoded by the exons ATGATTGAGGTACAAGACGGCGTTGCAATTATGGTATCATTAATTGCAATTCTGGCCGGTCTGATTGCTTTCATTTTGAAACGACGCTATGAATTCTGGCAAAGGCGAAACATTCCATGTTATCCTCGAGACAGAATGTTCATGACCAGCCATCACAAAGGAGTCGTATATCAGCAGATGTACAG AGAGCTCTCTCCTCATCCATTTGGAGGATTTTATTCTTATTCGTCGCCAGGATTTCTAGTCCGAGACCCAAACCTGATCCAGAGGATTTTGATCAAGGATTTTGCGTTCTTCCGAAATCGCGGCATAATTTACGATGAGAAATTGGATCCTCTTTCGGCAAACTTGTTCCATCTTGATGGGGATGCATGGCGAAATATACGCCTAAAAACAGTGGCAGCTTTTAGTAGTG gtaagataAAGAGGATGTTTGCCTTGCTGGAAAGCTGTGCCAGCAACCTCAGCACCACCATAGATTCCCGTGCATCTGCCAATGAGCATGTGGAAATTAAggaacttttctcaaaatttgcattGGACGTCATTGGCTCTTGTGCGTTTGGGCTCGATTGTGGAGCCTTGAAGGACAAAAATTCCGAATTCTACAGGATTACCAGAGTTCTTTTCATGCCGTCCCATAGATTCAG ggttcTCAAACTGCTAAATTCCATCGATATGCGGTTAAACCGCTACCTCGTCGGCATTAAAACAGTCGCACAGGAGTGTCAAGATTTCTTCACGGGGGTGATTCACAGCACGATTGATGATCGAGTCTCAGGTGCCGCGAAGAGGACAGATTTCCTGCAGCATTTCATTAATCTACGCCAAGAGGAGGGGGGCGACGCGCGCGACAAAAAAGCGCAAGCAG GAATCACTCTAAGCAATGACGAGATTGCTGCTAattcattcgtttttttcgcTGCTGGTTTTGAGACGATTTCATTGACGCTAACCTACTGCCTGCTGGAGCTGTCCTTAAATCCAGAGATCCTGGATAAAGTAAGAAAGGAGATGGAGGGTGTTGAGCGATCACATGGTGGATTTACTTACGAGGCTATCAGGCAGTTGAGCTATACAGATATGGTAGTATCAG aaactctcagaaaatatccgGTTCTGCCAGTGGTGGAGCGATTGTGCGTGAAGTCATACACGATACCCGATACTTGCACGACAATTCCCCCGgggatgaaaataattattcctaCGTTGGGACTTCATCACGATTCGAATTATTTCCCTAATCCTGAGGTATTTGATCCAGAACGTTTCAGCGATGAAAGAAGGTCTACCATACAACCGGGAAGCTATTTACCTTTCGGCGACGGTCCACGAATTTGCATTG GAATGCGATTTGCGCAAACAGAGATAAAATTGGCTTTGGTGCAGATAATCCATCATTACAATTTTCGACTCGTCGGAGACATCAGTCTCCCCGTGGAGGTGCATCCAGGTTCGAACATGATGACACCGAAAAACAAAATCAACATGCAGTTTACAAGGAGACAAGAGACTAATCGATAA
- the LOC109034647 gene encoding probable cytochrome P450 6a23 isoform X1 produces MIEVQDGVAIMVSLIAILAGLIAFILKRRYEFWQRRNIPCYPRDRMFMTSHHKGVVYQQMYRELSPHPFGGFYSYSSPGFLVRDPNLIQRILIKDFAFFRNRGIIYDEKLDPLSANLFHLDGDAWRNIRLKTVAAFSSGKIKRMFALLESCASNLSTTIDSRASANEHVEIKELFSKFALDVIGSCAFGLDCGALKDKNSEFYRITRVLFMPSHRFRVLKLLNSIDMRLNRYLVGIKTVAQECQDFFTGVIHSTIDDRVSGAAKRTDFLQHFINLRQEEGGDARDKKAQAAGITLSNDEIAANSFVFFAAGFETISLTLTYCLLELSLNPEILDKVRKEMEGVERSHGGFTYEAIRQLSYTDMVVSETLRKYPVLPVVERLCVKSYTIPDTCTTIPPGMKIIIPTLGLHHDSNYFPNPEVFDPERFSDERRSTIQPGSYLPFGDGPRICIGMRFAQTEIKLALVQIIHHYNFRLVGDISLPVEVHPGSNMMTPKNKINMQFTRRQETNR; encoded by the exons ATGATTGAGGTACAAGACGGCGTTGCAATTATGGTATCATTAATTGCAATTCTGGCCGGTCTGATTGCTTTCATTTTGAAACGACGCTATGAATTCTGGCAAAGGCGAAACATTCCATGTTATCCTCGAGACAGAATGTTCATGACCAGCCATCACAAAGGAGTCGTATATCAGCAGATGTACAG AGAGCTCTCTCCTCATCCATTTGGAGGATTTTATTCTTATTCGTCGCCAGGATTTCTAGTCCGAGACCCAAACCTGATCCAGAGGATTTTGATCAAGGATTTTGCGTTCTTCCGAAATCGCGGCATAATTTACGATGAGAAATTGGATCCTCTTTCGGCAAACTTGTTCCATCTTGATGGGGATGCATGGCGAAATATACGCCTAAAAACAGTGGCAGCTTTTAGTAGTG gtaagataAAGAGGATGTTTGCCTTGCTGGAAAGCTGTGCCAGCAACCTCAGCACCACCATAGATTCCCGTGCATCTGCCAATGAGCATGTGGAAATTAAggaacttttctcaaaatttgcattGGACGTCATTGGCTCTTGTGCGTTTGGGCTCGATTGTGGAGCCTTGAAGGACAAAAATTCCGAATTCTACAGGATTACCAGAGTTCTTTTCATGCCGTCCCATAGATTCAG ggttcTCAAACTGCTAAATTCCATCGATATGCGGTTAAACCGCTACCTCGTCGGCATTAAAACAGTCGCACAGGAGTGTCAAGATTTCTTCACGGGGGTGATTCACAGCACGATTGATGATCGAGTCTCAGGTGCCGCGAAGAGGACAGATTTCCTGCAGCATTTCATTAATCTACGCCAAGAGGAGGGGGGCGACGCGCGCGACAAAAAAGCGCAAGCAG CAGGAATCACTCTAAGCAATGACGAGATTGCTGCTAattcattcgtttttttcgcTGCTGGTTTTGAGACGATTTCATTGACGCTAACCTACTGCCTGCTGGAGCTGTCCTTAAATCCAGAGATCCTGGATAAAGTAAGAAAGGAGATGGAGGGTGTTGAGCGATCACATGGTGGATTTACTTACGAGGCTATCAGGCAGTTGAGCTATACAGATATGGTAGTATCAG aaactctcagaaaatatccgGTTCTGCCAGTGGTGGAGCGATTGTGCGTGAAGTCATACACGATACCCGATACTTGCACGACAATTCCCCCGgggatgaaaataattattcctaCGTTGGGACTTCATCACGATTCGAATTATTTCCCTAATCCTGAGGTATTTGATCCAGAACGTTTCAGCGATGAAAGAAGGTCTACCATACAACCGGGAAGCTATTTACCTTTCGGCGACGGTCCACGAATTTGCATTG GAATGCGATTTGCGCAAACAGAGATAAAATTGGCTTTGGTGCAGATAATCCATCATTACAATTTTCGACTCGTCGGAGACATCAGTCTCCCCGTGGAGGTGCATCCAGGTTCGAACATGATGACACCGAAAAACAAAATCAACATGCAGTTTACAAGGAGACAAGAGACTAATCGATAA
- the LOC109034660 gene encoding allergen Tha p 1, producing MPFLSVVVLVCCLLAAVHSAPAEFYTSQFDNIDIESILENEKLLDNYYKCLMDEGPCTLEGRTLKSLIPDALETACAKCTDKQKTTARRVMTFYVNKYPANSAKIIKKYDPENKFRNGIEKALLASP from the exons ATGCCTTTTTTGTCCGTGGTTGTTCTGGTCTGCTGCCTCTTGGCCGCCGTGCACTCGGCGCCAGCCGAGTTCTACACTTCGCAGTTTGACAACATCGACATCGAGAGCATCTTGGAAAACGAGAAACTCCTGGATAACTATTACAAGTGCCTCATGGACGAAGGACCTTGCACCTTGGAGGGACGCACGTTGAAAA GTTTAATTCCGGATGCGTTGGAGACAGCATGCGCCAAATGCACGGACAAACAAAAGACGACTGCCCGACGGGTGATGACGTTCTACGTGAATAAGTACCCCGCTAACTCCGCCAAGATCATCAAAAAGTACGATCCAGAAAACAAGTTCAGGAACGGAATCGAAAAAGCACTCCTTGCATCCCCTTAA